In Vagococcus hydrophili, one DNA window encodes the following:
- a CDS encoding HAD family hydrolase — protein sequence MEKISGVIFDMDGLILDTEAIYSASNIVMAEKYGLKGYDEAYYKTEIGLSEEHVFKKYLEDYPYLEESVIREFFDESRQVVRETFKETGAPLKKGIVELLTYLKQASIPCIVASSNTKETIEDLLVKAELKEFFVDVVSCNDVTHAKPDPEIVEKAVEKLGTPKNETVMLEDSLNGIRASYAAGVSVIMVPDLLAPTDEALEKAHSIKKDLLEVLAFISEK from the coding sequence TTGGAAAAAATAAGTGGTGTCATTTTTGATATGGATGGTTTGATATTAGATACAGAAGCGATTTACAGTGCAAGTAACATCGTGATGGCTGAAAAATATGGTTTAAAAGGCTACGATGAAGCTTATTACAAAACGGAGATTGGTTTGAGTGAGGAGCATGTCTTTAAAAAATATCTTGAAGACTATCCTTATTTGGAGGAGTCAGTGATTCGTGAATTTTTTGATGAAAGTCGCCAAGTGGTTAGGGAAACATTTAAAGAAACAGGCGCACCTCTTAAAAAAGGTATCGTTGAACTTCTAACTTACCTGAAACAAGCAAGTATTCCTTGTATTGTGGCTTCAAGTAACACAAAAGAAACCATTGAAGATCTACTTGTAAAAGCAGAGCTGAAAGAATTTTTCGTCGATGTTGTGTCATGTAATGATGTGACTCATGCTAAGCCAGATCCAGAAATTGTGGAAAAAGCTGTGGAAAAATTAGGAACTCCAAAAAATGAAACAGTGATGTTAGAAGATTCATTAAATGGCATCAGAGCATCATACGCGGCGGGCGTGTCTGTAATCATGGTCCCAGATTTATTAGCGCCAACAGATGAAGCCTTAGAAAAAGCACACAGTATTAAAAAAGACTTATTAGAAGTTTTAGCTTTTATCTCAGAAAAATAA
- a CDS encoding bifunctional folylpolyglutamate synthase/dihydrofolate synthase produces the protein MNYEETVAWIHDRIKFGIRPGLIRIDELLNRLDNPQHKLKTVHIGGTNGKGSTTTFLRCLLEEQGLKVGTFTSPYIETFNERIAINGKSIPDEELVRLVAKIKPLVDDMDTVEDLKNAVEFEILTAIMFQYFLDSDVDIVIVEVGLGGRYDCTNVITPLVSAITTIGLDHIDILGETIEEIAGQKSGIIKQEVPVIVGRVDEAAFEVIQKEAEMLKSPIYRYETDFSSKYIQPDDNWGEIFNFKSQTLDLSHMTISLLGKHQVDNASVAIQLYEVVSTKLGLPVSGKEIKKGLKKAFWPGRMEKISDEPLIVLDGAHNEHAMEVLVNNLKTEFKGSHIHTIFGALSTKDIASMIRDLKTVPNLDLKVTAFDYPKAFTKEQYSEMGLNAYDKWQEALAVSMEELTGDDVILITGSLYFISQVREILLGGN, from the coding sequence ATGAATTATGAAGAAACAGTAGCCTGGATTCATGACCGCATTAAATTTGGTATCCGTCCAGGATTAATTAGAATTGATGAATTATTAAATAGATTGGACAATCCCCAACATAAACTAAAAACAGTTCATATTGGTGGAACCAATGGGAAAGGATCTACGACGACATTTCTTCGTTGTTTGCTTGAAGAACAAGGATTAAAAGTTGGCACGTTCACATCCCCTTACATTGAAACCTTTAACGAACGCATCGCCATTAACGGGAAATCAATTCCAGATGAAGAGTTGGTCCGTTTAGTTGCGAAAATTAAACCACTTGTTGACGATATGGATACAGTGGAAGACTTAAAAAATGCCGTTGAATTTGAGATTTTAACGGCGATCATGTTCCAATATTTCTTAGATTCTGATGTTGACATTGTAATTGTTGAAGTTGGTTTGGGTGGTCGCTATGACTGTACAAACGTGATTACACCATTAGTATCTGCTATTACAACGATTGGTTTGGATCATATTGATATCTTAGGTGAAACTATTGAAGAAATAGCTGGTCAAAAATCAGGAATTATTAAACAAGAGGTCCCTGTGATTGTGGGACGCGTAGATGAAGCTGCATTTGAAGTGATTCAAAAAGAAGCAGAGATGTTGAAAAGTCCAATCTACCGTTATGAAACTGATTTTTCAAGTAAATACATTCAACCAGATGATAACTGGGGAGAAATTTTTAACTTTAAATCTCAAACACTTGATTTATCACATATGACGATTAGTTTACTTGGTAAACATCAAGTCGATAATGCCAGTGTGGCGATTCAATTATATGAGGTGGTTTCAACTAAATTAGGCTTACCAGTTTCTGGAAAAGAAATAAAGAAAGGCTTAAAGAAAGCTTTTTGGCCAGGCCGTATGGAAAAAATTTCTGATGAGCCATTAATTGTTTTAGATGGAGCTCATAACGAGCATGCGATGGAAGTTTTAGTGAATAACTTAAAAACTGAATTCAAAGGTAGTCATATTCATACAATTTTTGGGGCATTATCAACTAAGGACATCGCTTCAATGATTAGAGACTTGAAAACAGTTCCTAATCTTGATTTAAAAGTAACAGCGTTTGATTATCCGAAAGCATTTACCAAAGAGCAATATAGCGAGATGGGTCTGAATGCTTATGATAAATGGCAAGAAGCTTTAGCCGTTAGTATGGAAGAATTAACAGGGGACGATGTGATTTTAATTACTGGTTCACTGTACTTTATTTCCCAAGTAAGAGAAATTTTATTAGGAGGCAACTAA
- a CDS encoding valine--tRNA ligase, translated as MTEENNLAPKFDPKEVEAGRYKKWLDKDVFKPSGDKTAEPYSIVIPPPNVTGKLHLGHAWDTTLQDMIIRQKRMQGFDTLWLPGMDHAGIATQAKVEEKLRGEGLTRYDLGREKFIESTKEWKEEYAGHIREQWGKLGLSVDYSRERFTLDDGLSDAVKKVFVKLYEKELIYRGEYIINWDPQAKTALSDIEVIHKDVEGAFYHMYYPLADGSGKLEIATTRPETMLGDTAVAVHPEDDRYKHLIGQKVILPLMDKEIPIIADEYVEMDFGTGVVKITPAHDPNDFEVGNRHSLPRINVMDATATMNELAGKYAGMDRFAARKQVIKDLDELGLLKEIKKHVHSVGHSERTGVVVEPRLSTQWFVKMKPLAEMAMKNQQTEDAVTFYPPRFDQTFLTWMENVHDWVISRQLWWGHQIPAWYHNETGEMYVGNEAPSDIENWTQDEDVLDTWFSSALWPFSTMGWPDTESEDFKRYFPTSTLVTGYDIIFFWVSRMIFQSLEFTGERPFEKVLMHGLIRAEDGRKMSKSLGNGIDPMDVIEKYGADALRWFLSNGSTPGQDMRFSYEKMDSSWNFINKIWNASRFVIMNLEGFNYEDINLEGNKTVADKWILTRLNETIEKVTYFFDRFEFGEAGRQLYNFIWDDFCDWYIEMSKEILYGEDETQKNMTRSVLTYTLDKIVKLLHPIMPFVTEEIWEKLPHEGESLVTAPYPVVVPEFTDETSARGMEVLQELIRSVRNIRSEVNTPMSKPITLLIKTNDKKVNLFFNENTKYIERFCNPEELVIADSVDAPETSMSAVITGAEIYLPLADLINIDEEIARLEKELAKWGQEVERVQKKLNNERFVSSAPEAVVEGEKAKEKDYLEKQTAVTERIKQLQKVL; from the coding sequence ATGACAGAAGAAAACAATTTAGCACCAAAATTTGATCCAAAAGAAGTTGAAGCAGGTCGTTATAAAAAATGGCTAGATAAAGATGTGTTTAAACCAAGTGGCGACAAAACAGCAGAACCTTATTCAATCGTTATCCCACCGCCAAACGTAACAGGGAAACTTCATTTAGGTCATGCTTGGGATACAACTCTTCAAGACATGATTATTAGACAAAAAAGAATGCAAGGTTTCGATACGTTATGGTTACCAGGAATGGACCACGCGGGGATTGCAACGCAAGCAAAAGTAGAAGAAAAATTACGTGGTGAAGGTTTAACACGTTATGACTTAGGTCGTGAAAAATTCATCGAATCAACAAAAGAATGGAAAGAAGAATATGCTGGTCATATTCGTGAGCAGTGGGGGAAACTTGGTTTATCTGTGGATTACTCTCGTGAACGATTCACATTGGATGATGGCTTATCAGATGCTGTGAAAAAAGTTTTTGTGAAACTTTATGAAAAAGAACTGATCTACCGCGGGGAGTATATTATTAACTGGGATCCACAAGCTAAAACAGCTCTTTCAGATATTGAAGTAATTCATAAAGATGTTGAAGGTGCCTTTTATCATATGTACTATCCTTTAGCTGATGGCAGTGGCAAGTTAGAAATTGCAACGACTCGTCCAGAAACAATGCTTGGTGATACAGCAGTAGCCGTTCACCCTGAGGATGATCGTTACAAACATTTAATTGGTCAAAAAGTGATCTTACCATTAATGGATAAAGAAATTCCAATTATTGCTGATGAGTATGTTGAAATGGACTTTGGAACGGGTGTGGTTAAAATTACACCAGCTCATGATCCTAATGACTTTGAGGTCGGTAATCGCCACAGCTTACCGCGTATCAATGTAATGGATGCGACGGCAACAATGAATGAGTTAGCTGGAAAATATGCAGGTATGGACCGTTTTGCAGCCCGTAAACAAGTGATTAAAGATTTAGATGAACTAGGTTTACTTAAAGAAATCAAAAAACACGTACATAGCGTGGGACATTCTGAAAGAACTGGTGTGGTTGTTGAGCCTCGTCTTTCAACACAATGGTTTGTAAAAATGAAACCATTAGCAGAAATGGCTATGAAAAATCAACAAACTGAAGATGCCGTAACATTCTATCCACCACGTTTTGATCAAACCTTCTTAACTTGGATGGAAAATGTCCATGATTGGGTTATCTCTCGTCAATTATGGTGGGGACATCAAATTCCAGCATGGTATCACAATGAAACAGGTGAAATGTATGTAGGAAATGAAGCGCCTAGCGATATTGAAAACTGGACGCAAGATGAAGATGTTTTAGATACATGGTTCTCAAGCGCTTTATGGCCATTTTCAACAATGGGTTGGCCTGATACAGAATCAGAAGACTTTAAACGTTACTTCCCAACAAGCACTTTAGTAACAGGGTATGACATTATTTTCTTCTGGGTAAGTCGTATGATTTTTCAAAGTTTAGAATTTACTGGAGAACGTCCTTTTGAAAAAGTTTTAATGCATGGTTTAATTCGTGCCGAAGATGGTCGTAAGATGAGTAAATCTCTAGGTAACGGAATTGACCCAATGGATGTGATTGAGAAATACGGAGCAGATGCCCTACGTTGGTTCTTATCAAATGGTTCAACACCAGGACAAGATATGCGTTTTAGTTATGAAAAAATGGATTCTTCTTGGAACTTCATTAACAAAATTTGGAACGCATCACGTTTTGTTATTATGAACCTAGAAGGCTTCAATTATGAAGATATTAACTTAGAAGGCAACAAAACAGTTGCTGATAAATGGATTTTAACTCGCTTGAATGAAACCATTGAAAAAGTAACTTACTTCTTTGATCGTTTTGAATTTGGTGAAGCAGGTCGTCAGCTGTATAACTTTATCTGGGATGATTTCTGTGATTGGTATATTGAGATGAGTAAAGAAATTCTTTACGGAGAAGATGAAACTCAGAAAAACATGACTCGTAGTGTCTTAACTTATACTTTAGATAAGATTGTTAAGTTATTACACCCAATCATGCCGTTTGTGACAGAAGAAATTTGGGAGAAATTACCACACGAGGGTGAATCATTAGTCACTGCGCCTTATCCTGTAGTAGTACCTGAATTTACAGATGAAACGTCAGCTAGAGGAATGGAAGTCTTACAAGAATTAATCAGATCAGTTCGTAACATTCGTTCTGAAGTGAATACACCAATGTCTAAACCAATCACACTTTTAATCAAAACAAACGATAAAAAAGTAAACCTATTCTTCAATGAAAATACAAAATACATTGAACGTTTCTGTAACCCAGAAGAATTAGTGATTGCTGATAGTGTAGACGCACCAGAAACATCAATGAGTGCCGTTATCACAGGAGCAGAAATCTACCTGCCACTTGCAGACTTAATCAATATCGACGAAGAAATCGCTCGTTTGGAAAAAGAACTAGCTAAATGGGGACAAGAAGTAGAACGTGTTCAGAAAAAATTAAACAACGAACGCTTCGTCTCAAGCGCCCCAGAAGCCGTAGTCGAAGGCGAAAAAGCCAAAGAAAAAGATTACCTAGAAAAACAAACAGCCGTAACAGAAAGAATCAAACAGTTACAAAAGGTGCTTTAG
- the tpx gene encoding thiol peroxidase — MQVTLKGNPVELEGIQPIVGEKAPVFSLVDLQDKLVDLASLSNKPLIVSVVPDIDTSVCAIQTKRFNQEAASENGINFVTVSNNTKEEQGNWCAAEGVDMTMLRDEDLEFGKNYGLLIPEIGRLARAIFVIDTKGNIAHEEIVAEVSHEPNYQAALDAAKNLI, encoded by the coding sequence ATGCAAGTAACATTAAAAGGTAACCCAGTAGAATTAGAAGGAATTCAACCAATCGTTGGTGAAAAAGCCCCAGTCTTTTCATTAGTAGATTTACAAGATAAGTTAGTCGATTTAGCTAGTTTATCAAACAAACCATTAATCGTAAGTGTCGTTCCAGATATCGATACATCTGTCTGTGCGATTCAAACAAAACGCTTTAATCAAGAAGCGGCTAGTGAAAATGGGATTAATTTTGTGACTGTTTCAAATAACACAAAAGAAGAACAAGGTAACTGGTGTGCAGCTGAAGGCGTTGATATGACAATGTTACGCGACGAAGATTTAGAATTTGGTAAAAACTATGGTTTATTAATTCCTGAGATTGGTCGCTTGGCACGTGCTATTTTTGTGATTGATACAAAAGGTAACATTGCTCATGAAGAGATTGTGGCAGAAGTTTCTCATGAACCTAATTACCAAGCCGCACTTGACGCAGCAAAAAATCTGATTTAA
- a CDS encoding redox-sensing transcriptional repressor Rex gives MENLKKNHAIPKATAKRIPLYFRYLKTLDQSGVKRIKSNEFSQMIQIPSATIRRDFSHFGELGRSGYGYDVPYLIQVFSNILNTEIEKRIALVGAGNLGKALINNNFRKNSNLNIVVAFDSDPELIGKTINDVKVEDIAKMSEMIKKESITTVIMTVPSSKAQQVIDEVVDAGVTAILNFAPKRLRVPHHVQVQYIDLTTELQTLIYYDENYNHPDLTTI, from the coding sequence ATGGAAAACTTGAAAAAAAATCATGCCATTCCAAAAGCTACAGCTAAAAGAATTCCCTTGTATTTTCGCTACTTAAAAACCTTAGATCAAAGTGGAGTAAAAAGAATTAAATCAAACGAATTTAGTCAAATGATTCAAATTCCTTCTGCCACTATCAGAAGAGATTTTTCACATTTTGGTGAACTAGGAAGAAGTGGGTATGGTTATGATGTTCCTTATTTAATTCAAGTATTTAGTAATATTTTAAATACGGAAATTGAAAAGAGAATCGCTTTAGTTGGTGCTGGTAATTTAGGGAAAGCGTTGATTAATAATAACTTTAGAAAAAATTCTAATTTAAATATTGTTGTTGCGTTTGATTCAGATCCAGAACTTATTGGAAAAACAATTAATGATGTTAAAGTCGAAGACATTGCTAAAATGTCTGAGATGATCAAAAAAGAAAGTATCACAACGGTTATTATGACGGTGCCAAGCAGTAAAGCGCAACAAGTCATTGACGAAGTGGTGGATGCAGGTGTTACTGCCATTCTAAACTTTGCACCAAAACGCTTGAGAGTACCACATCATGTTCAAGTTCAGTACATTGATTTAACAACTGAATTGCAAACATTGATCTATTACGATGAAAATTACAATCACCCCGATTTAACAACTATTTAA
- a CDS encoding SA1002 family membrane protein, translating to MNILLLCVIFFISRLMFSKKIDKYVFLKSILVLLGLLVVNGILIVVTFLGTNQLVEYIPVLSTGNIFTYVLLSAILSGLLSYYLLRWATVKFKLSMSVFTLIEYYIQWSLIYITMYQLVFDKFIQGSQLEKMLKDDISDPSIWVALLLPAFMSSWIAIILLKLHKEEI from the coding sequence ATGAATATATTACTTTTATGCGTTATCTTCTTTATTAGTCGATTGATGTTTTCTAAAAAAATCGATAAATACGTATTTTTGAAATCTATTTTAGTATTATTAGGGCTACTTGTCGTAAATGGGATTCTTATTGTGGTTACATTTTTGGGAACCAATCAATTAGTAGAATATATTCCAGTACTTAGCACAGGAAATATTTTTACATATGTTTTATTAAGTGCCATTCTGTCAGGTTTATTATCATACTACTTATTAAGATGGGCAACCGTAAAATTTAAATTATCCATGTCTGTTTTTACTTTGATTGAATACTATATTCAGTGGAGTTTAATCTACATTACGATGTATCAATTAGTCTTTGATAAGTTTATCCAAGGAAGTCAGTTAGAGAAGATGTTAAAGGATGATATTAGTGATCCATCAATTTGGGTAGCGTTACTTCTTCCAGCGTTTATGTCTTCATGGATTGCGATTATCTTACTAAAACTACATAAAGAAGAAATTTAA